The nucleotide sequence CACGTTGCAAAATGTGGCAGTGCCACAACACAAAAAACGTGGTTTATTTGGCCGTGTGCTGAATGCCGTCTTTGATAATGACTGAGCAATAAGGGTGAAAGATCATGCCAAAACTGAAAGACATCGCCCTGGGCATTGTGGTTGCTCCAGTACTGATCCCAATCATGCTGATTGCATCCTACCAGGACAAAAAAACATTTAAAAAAGAGCTGGAAGAACGCCAAAAAGAACAGAAACAGAAGCAATGATTATTCATTTAAGCTAATCAAAGTCGTGGAACATTGATTAAATAGTAAACGTGAAACGGGTTAAAAAGATAAAAAAGCCCAAGCATGGCGTGTTGGGCTTCTTAAATTACACTATATCATTGAAAAATAAGGAAAATATATAAGCATTTCGTATAAGGTGTATTATGTTAATTTTAGATCATCTTCATTAACTAATTTTATTTTTTATATGTCCCAATAGAGATGGATCCGGAAATTTGAACAACTCCTATAAGTGATACTCTGCTCCTCAAATGATGTTATAAACATCAATATATGGAGTATTTTATGGCACGTAGACCAAGAAGAAATCATTCAAACGACTTTAAGGCTAAGGTAGCACTTGCTGCGATCAAAGCAGAAAAAACACTTGCTGAATTGAGTTCTGAGTTTGATGTTCATCAAAACCAAATTATTGACTGGAAAAATCAATTGATCTCAGCTTCCTCACAAGCTTTCGATCAATCAAAAGCTCCATCAGAACCTCCCATTGATCTTAAAAAGTTACATGCAAAAATCGGTGAGCAGGCATTAGAAATTGATTTTTTAGAAGGTGTGTTGAAGAAACTGGGCCGCTTCAACCACAAAAGTTAATCGATCACTCACTTCAGATTTCAGTATCTAAACAAGCTAAGTTACTGAAAGTCTCTCGTGGTTGTTATTATTATCGCCCAAAACCTGTTAGCTCATCAGATCTGAAGCTGATGCGATGTATTGATGAATTACATATGCAATATCCTTTTGCAGGCAGTCGTATGATGCGTGATTTGTTGAATCGTCAAGGGCATCATATAGGACGACGTCATACACGTACTTTAATGAAGAAAATGGGTATTCAGGCGTTATATTGCAAACCAAATTTAAGCCAGGCTAATCAAGCTCACCGTAAATATCCATATCTGCTCAAAGGATTGGCTATTCAGCGCAGTAATCAAGTGTGGTCTACTGATATAACGTATATCCCTATGGCAAAAGGCTTTGTTTATTTATGTGCTGTGATTGATTGGCATAGCCGCAAGGTACTTGCGCATAGGGTATCGATTAGTATGGAGGTGGATTTTTGTATTTCGGCTTTAAATGAAGCGATTGAAAAATATGGATCACCTGAAATATTGAATACAGACCAAGGCAGTCAGTTCACCAGTGATGCATTTATTGATGTATTGAAATCAAATGGCATTCAAATCAGTATGGATGGTAAAGGTCGATGGGTAGATAATGTGATGGTTGAACGATTATGGCGGAGCGTTAAATATGAAGAGGTGTATCTCAAAGCTTATAGCAGTGTCACAGATGCGAAAAAGCAATTGAGTGCATATTTTGAGTTTTATAATCTGAAACGACCTCATTCGAGTCTAGACAAAATGACACCAAATGAGTTTTACTATGATCAGCTACCCCAACAAAACAAGGTGGCTTAACTAGAGCGGAATATCACTTATAAATACGCTTTTAGTTGTTCAAACAAGTGGAACCACCTCTCAATCTACTGGCTAAAATACACAACAAAAAATAAACCTACTTTACTTTTCCTGAAAAAACTAAATTCAACAATTTCAGCTATATAAGTGTTACTTTTGCTAAATTAATGACTTTTTAAGGATTGATTTGTGAAGAAAGCTATTTTATTTACTTTTTTATTTACTTTTTTGTCACCAGCTTTTGCTATAGAACAGAATTTTAAAATAGAAAATAATTTAGATATCAATAAGTTAAAGATTGAAGAAGATAAATATGTAGAAGTCATTAATTCTATAGTTGAAGATGTAATGGAAAATGGTATTTATTTCACTACGGGAGAAAAAAAAATATTAATGGATGGTGTTAATTACAAATATCAAGTACAGGATGTTAACGCGTTTTTAAAAAAAGAAGTTTTTAGAAGAAATGTAGAAAAAGCTAAAGTTTTTAAATCAAAAGCATTACTCTATCAAGCGATGCTAAGATCTAAAAATATTGATAGTAATGGGAATGCTTGGATCTCACATGGTTGGGCTGCTTCGAAAACTTGTTTTACATTTACTCTTTTAAATAAAAATAAACAACCGATGGGTGATTCTGCTGATTTTTTAATAAAAAGAATGTTCACTATTTATGATTTTGTAGAAAATGACCTTATCAGTGGTGGATATATTCCGTATGATCCAAACACTTTGCAAAAACTTATAAATGATCCTAAAGATATATTATTAGCAGAAGGTGATTTTTATGAGCGAGTTAGTCTCGAACAGTTAGCACAAATAGGTGAAATCTCATTAAAAGCTTTTCCATGTCGTTAAATAATTAAGAGAAAAAGCGTTTTGTATGAATATATAATTATTCATACAAAACTTAAATTTATAGGACTTACGCATTGACGGATTCAAAAAAGTATTAAAATACTTTATAAAGTATCTGTGATCAGACGAATTAAACATGCTTCTACAGCAACTTGTACATTACCCATTTATATGGGCTTTCTCATGACAGAACCGAACTCTATTAGCTGCACACAACTTGCCGAGACTTATAATATCTCGCATGATAGTGTAAATCGCTTTCTAGAGCGTGAAGACTACACACCTCACGACCTATATCAAGAATCAATTCAACATATTGATAATAATAAACTTATA is from Acinetobacter sp. CS-2 and encodes:
- a CDS encoding IS3-like element ISAba14 family transposase (programmed frameshift) → MEYFMARRPRRNHSNDFKAKVALAAIKAEKTLAELSSEFDVHQNQIIDWKNQLISASSQAFDQSKAPSEPPIDLKKLHAKIGEQALEIGFFRRCVEETGPLQPQKLIDHSLQISVSKQAKLLKVSRGCYYYRPKPVSSSDLKLMRCIDELHMQYPFAGSRMMRDLLNRQGHHIGRRHTRTLMKKMGIQALYCKPNLSQANQAHRKYPYLLKGLAIQRSNQVWSTDITYIPMAKGFVYLCAVIDWHSRKVLAHRVSISMEVDFCISALNEAIEKYGSPEILNTDQGSQFTSDAFIDVLKSNGIQISMDGKGRWVDNVMVERLWRSVKYEEVYLKAYSSVTDAKKQLSAYFEFYNLKRPHSSLDKMTPNEFYYDQLPQQNKVA